A region of the Sarcophilus harrisii chromosome 3, mSarHar1.11, whole genome shotgun sequence genome:
aaaaatattttcctgAGATCTACTCTTGGGCCTAAAGCTTCTACTATTACCATATTTTAATGGCGTCTTTATTGGACAAAagacaatatttttgttttttgttatctCTTAGGGGTAAGAATTAGCTAAGTAGTATTGAaatcagggaattttttttctgattaatctACTACCACCTACTTGTCCTATACTTGAAATCTAGACTGTGATACAAAAGAGGGTTAAATTTTTTATATAGAAGAAAAAGGTCTATAACAGGGAGGAAAGTCAGGGATACAAGGAGATTTTCAGTgcctaggaactatatgaaaactGCTTTAGGAAGTAGAATATAaagtaaagacttttttttttttttttttaaatagagatttTGAAAGGAATTATATATTTGAAGGACAAACTACCTATTTCAAAGTTTTGCCAGAAAACCTTTTCCTTCCAAATATAATTAAAGTGTTTCTACTTTTAGGGAGGTTGAGGGAGATTTACTGATTCCTCCAGGTTTGGTATTCTGTCACAAACCATCATCActtgaaataatttcatatttattccacatacatttttgtatttacttattcacttttatgttcttttctccctaacagaatgtaagctcccgaGGGCAGGTTTTTGTTTTAGGTTTTGTTGTTATATCCTCAGCTCATAACACAGTACTTCCATTCACTTTTATGTTCTTTTCTCCctaacagaatgtaagctcccgaGGGCAGGTTTTTGTTTTAGGTTTTGTTGTTATATCCTCAGCTCATAACACAGTACTTCCAACATTAGAATATTTATTCAAGTGAAGTGAAATAAACTGAAGGTGACTCACATGATTTGGAAAGTACTGTATTACCATGATGAGAGTAAAATGTTCAATTTTGAGGATTTTGAGGAACTTGTCTTGGGTtcccctttctttaaaaaaatcaaatcataataGCTTCCTGCTTACTAACTTTAGGAATTtttaagggtgtgtgtgtgtgtgtgtgtgtgtgtgtatgtgtgtatgttttatgaGTAAAGAAACTGGGGTAGTTTGCCCCCAAATGTATAGTTTtccagtaatctttttttctgttcaagAACCTTAACTACACTCATATTGTTTTTTTGAAAACAATAGGGAACAAAGCCAGAAATTTTTATGAAACTAAATGAAAGATTAGGAGTAAACAACATTTCCAATCAAACTGGAAAGAAGTAGGGCCATTTCCCAAACAAAATGACACAAAGTTATTTAAGCTCCTTATCCCCTTGGTTCAGCAACAAGTGAAACCTAATTACTCTTAATCCTAAATAAATCACTTAGATGGAATAGTGGAAGGAACATTGTTCGAATCCTTCTTTGTCACTAGAAtaactatgggcaaatcacttaacccctctaAGTCTcaacttttctccttcctgaAATGATAGATAGCATCTAGCTCCCTGGATTGTTGggaaaaccaaatgagataacatgtaaagttctttgtaaagcTTAAGGTACTACATAAgtattagctattatcattattaaaattaaaaagaacaaacatCTCAATGGTGGAACAGACTAGAGTTCAATGGAACTTGAATCTTTTCTTCCCATCCCTGCCTCTTGGACAGCAGCACTAACATACTTTAAGATGAATactctctttacttttttctctctgcttagaaagaaaacaaaccaacccTCTACGTTTACAATGCAGTAACTCAAGAAACAATGCCGATAAAGGGAAGCATTTGCCTTCTTGGAAAAAAAGTATCCTATCTGAAAACACTGATAAGTCTGAGATGTGGCTTTCCAGTGAGTATCTTCTGTCTCAGGACTCCTCAAGGAAAGGAGATGTATGACTGCAACACACTGATGGATTATCAAACAGACATAGGTACagtatatgattttatttttttactttggaaATTCTTTCTAAACTTGTCCATCATAGGTTAATTTTCAATACAAAAAACTCTAAGGTtctgtgtgaattcttttttggTTCAGAAATTTGGCTTTAAATTAACGTTAGAAATTATAACTGATTCTTATATAGTAAATgctaatatctccattttatgggtgagcaAACTGTGGCTTGGAGAAGCAATACTGAATATTGCCTGAAGTAAATTATTTGAggattggagaaagaaattagagggaAGACTTTTAGTTATACTATATAAAGATACTCATTTATAGtacatagttatatagttataccTTATAAAGATACTTGTTATAATGAGCTTTGTGCTATGTCTACCATCCACATGGGTAGctctttgcttcaatttttcctatagaattcatataataataacatattaagATAGGGAACATTTATAGTtctttaagatctgcaaagtgtttcacaaatatgatttcattttatcctcacaataaccctgggaggtagatgctataaattatcctcattttacaaaagaggaaactcagacagagagagattaagtgatttgcttggcTCACATTACAAGTAGCTAATATTCGAAGCCAgatttgattttctcattctAAATGTAGCCATTGCATCACATAGCTGTCTCCTATCCAATGAAATCTCCAAACAATTATGAAGACTTAACATTTCTCCTTTCTGTAACTTGTTCTTGTTTCAGGACCTCAAAGTCTTTTGAGATGTATTAATCTAAGTTAACTAAACATCACCAAGCTCTGTAACAAAATTGTTTTGTAACAAGGCAACTGAAAGACAGAGAAGTTACACGATTCGCCTCTTTTCCCTCGATGCATTGTGCAAGTTTTGTTTGcccagcattgtgctaaatattagGAAGCATTAGAAAAGTCATCCAGCTTGCCTTGTGCTAAAGGAACGCACAAGCTGCTTTCTTACACCAAACATGAGAACATCAATAACAAGCCGAGAATAGACCCTGCTCTGCTAGCTTTCAGGTGATCCTCCAGAGAGTTTAATATGACAACTCCTCTCACTACCTGTATAGCAACATTCAAGCAATACACTTTCATTGAATGACTACTGTAATCCTTGCTTTTGTTATGTGGTTGGGAGAAATGTTTCCTAAAAATTGAAAACAAGTATCAGCCAGAGAGGCAAGGAAGAGGCCTTTACGCCTATGAGCAGgttgaaatatgtttttaaaaaatgaggaattattaagaaataaagtaCAGATTATTAGGAAGCAGCTAGGTGATTTAGTGGATGGAATTCTGGGCCCAAATTGactccagagtcaggaagaccttcaGTCTCATATTTACTAGCTGCCTGAATCTATGCAAGTTTGCTtttatccactggagaaggaaatgacaaactactacactatctttgcccaaaaaactgTTTAAACAATAAAGGGTCTTGGAGAGTTGAACATGCTCAATAATAGAAACAACAGATTAttaacaaaaaagtttaagagCAAAAGAGATTTCATATTCATGTGGCAAGAAGAGATGATAACCAATGGAAAACCTGTGGACTCATTTGGTGTCCAAGAGAAGTGACTACAAGTGACTTTTTAACATATTGGGGTAGATCCCCTGTGAGGAGCTTATGGGAGGATTTAGATAAGAATGACATGGGAATCCTAAGACTCCTCCATCCTGAGAGGCAACACGATACAGTAGACCAGTGCTGCCCTTTGCAGAGCATGATGGGTATGTCCCCCCATTGTTCTTGCGATCTGTGTTCCCTGCAAGCAGCTTTGGGACCTATCTCTTCAGGGTCTCCTGGTTATCTTATAGGTAATGACTAGAAAGCTTCTCCCTGATGAGGGTAGGTTGACAGGTTTTAGCACCTTAGGTTAGCCagaaaaaaaccccccaaaccaCAGCACTCAGTTTCCTCCACAATAACAaggagacaataatagcacctcccttccAGGTTGCagaaggatcagatgagataatatttgtaaagcactaagcATAGCACTCTATCAATGCTTGTTATGGTTACACAATTAGTAGGTATCAGAGGTTGAGTCCAAGTTGAGCACTTATCCATTGTCCTATGCTGACCCTCCTGCAAAAGGAAGCAAAACAGCTAATTGGTCTTTATtttcaaaccagaaaaaatagagaaccataaaattttagagggaaaaagGACACTGCAAGTCATCTGTTCTACATCAATAGCCAACTTGAGAATTCCCTTCATGTCTTCCCTGGTAGGTGATGATCATAGCCTCTGTAATAGAAAATGCAGACTTTGTTTCTTTAAGATTTTCCTATGTACTGATATTTTCTAATGAGAAAGTCCAAATATCTCACAAAGTGTCTCATTCTGTTTCTGAAACTCAATTATCAAGTTCTTTATATATGAGAATTGCCCTATACACCTAAACCCCAATTAATACAACTGATTAGATACTTCAGCCCAGATACCTTTTTGGTAAAAActtctttttgattgatttacagaatctaaataaacaaaagagataaattaGGCGTGAATGACCCCTGAACAACTTTAttgaatcaaccaatcaatcaatttaTTACCTAACACTATAAAGTAGATATGACTTGAATAAAAGCTGATGAACCACACAGGAAACATCTTGTAATTGGTTGAAGAGATTCAGTCAACCTGGGGCATGGGTAAAATGGCATGCCAGTTTGAAATCTGGCAATCCAATAGCAGGTCTGCCACATTTTTGAGAGGGAATTATTTGGGAAGagaatctctgtctctttcccacttttttttttttttttttttgagaagatgATGTCCCTGTGAAATTTGAAAAGTTAGAAAATTTGGATTTCCCATGAGATGTTGGTATCAGTATCCACAAAACAGTAGCATCTGTACTGGCAGTCAAGGACAAACTGAACCCATAGAAGAAGCAGCTTCAGGATTTTACAAAGACTTCAACTTTAAAAGCCTATTAGAGAGCTACAAATCCTAAAGGGAGTCTTCAAGGGATtctagaaaaggagagaaagacttCCAGAATTGTACCTTTACCACTTGATGTTTCCAGCCAAGAACCCAGAAGAAAGAGCTAACCAGTCAGTGCCTTTCTGTGTGACTAAAACTAGACCTATCCTGGTTTCTCCTGCAGGTTCAGGTGGCAAACAAAAGGATGTAAATAGTACATAGTAATAGGTAGATAATAGGTCTACCACAAATGttaatgaaaagcaaaacagCAATTTATAAAATACAACTTTTATAACAACAAATCAACAGTCTCAGATCTGGGTTCCAGCTGCACTGAGCCCAAGTAGGACAATGGGAAGGGAATGAAGCCCTTCAGTTCTTACACGTTGCCAATAGCAGCCCTACAGCCACTGTAGTGAGAAGCTAGTCTTACATCTTTTCATTTAGCACGTTAGCTTTCCCTTCTTCCTGTGGGATTGGGGAGAGACTACTGCCTGGCAATCACAAAATGGCTGCTGCTGCTCTACTCTGGGTGCACATCTTCTATCCCCTCTTAGTTTCTCCTCCTCTTTGTGGGCTCTCTCAAGTTTCACCCCCTTCCCAATGTACTAATTCCTTGCATAGTGAAAACTCAAAATCCCAGGCAATCTTTGTGGGTCATTTCTCCCCTTGCAGAGGAATTATTACACATAGGAAGGGAATAGAATTAAAATATGTGTAATCTCACAATAAATTAGTATTTTATAGATAATCAAGTATcagtaaatgaaaaatttaattcAGAATAGACTGTTAAAACTCTCCTTTCCTATGCCTTTCTCTAGGGAAATTAAatgtcttagaaaaaaaaaaatcaggagaatTAGCTGCCCttttataaacaaatttgaaTTTCCAATTATGGAATCTTTGATAAGTGCTTtagttaaaatattattaaagaactGTTGTAAAAGTACATTTTTCTAGATAAGAAATCACCATATATGTCAGGGGACCTTCTTACCATGATGGTAGAGCTGATCTGAGTCAGAGTCAGATCATAGTAAATTGGGACCAGAAACAAAAGCTCAACAGCTATGGAGAAATAAATACAGCAAATAAGAAGGAAGATCAAGGATACTTGATATCTAAACTGGGTATGAAGTCAAGGCAATCTCTGGATATTGTCAAGTTCTGCTAAGCCAAAATCAAGACCACTTGGGAGCAGGACCAGTCACATTAGGTTCAGTCACATAATCTGGAACAATCAGATAGGCTTTATGGGTCTAGTAGGATCCCTTCCTTGCTTATACATTAAGTCCTACATGCTCAGTTGCACGTATTCAtttgaaaaggggaagaaaatgcaaatagcaaagaatgaggaaaagggggggaaaaaaggcaaataactaaatggcaaaagggaagagaaggcaaggagaaaaaaaaatagaaaatggaagataatgcTTAGGTCAAATGAAAGGTCTCATATAGACTAAAATAGAGCAGtactttttgtttcttatatgGTATCAAGCATTCTTGGTCTCCAAGATCAAAAACAGTACaaaagagcatttaaaaaaaattttttttcatatagatgTTTATagtatgcattttgtttttttttgaaagctgtttatgtcctttgactATGCACATGTAAGGGAAACTTAATCAatattatagaagaagaaaaagaaatactctgAAGTCCAAATAAATGACAGCCAGAAGCAGAATGCCTTCAGACTAATACAGAGGCCAGTTCTACTCTCCTAGCAAAAACGCACTTTCTTGTCACATCCATAATAGCAAGTCACTTTCATTTTGGTCGAGCAAACTTTGTGTACTATAAATCACAGTCAAAGACAAGGgtgatataaaatgttatttttcctcACCTACAGGAACAGAACTTCGCTTAGATGTATGGGATGGATGGAAAGAATTTCTGACTGGTTGTCTCCAAGGACAAATGCTTAAAGTCCAACGGTATCTATCAGAAGAGGAACCAGTGCTCAAGTATGGatgctaaaaataaatgttaactatattaaCAAAGTTTATCTCCCCCCGTCCCCCCACAATACTCATAAGAACAGCTATTCCTTATAATCCTTGACACAGATCTGCAATGCTGCAATAAATGGTGACCCTACTATACTCCATAAAGTGATAGGAAATGCAGAATTGGAAAGAATTGCAgaggacatttttttttgcatttttaaaaatatctttttatttacaggttatatgtatgggtaattttacagcattgataattgcagaaccttttgttccaatttttcccctccgttcccccatctcctcccccatatggcagatagaccaatacgtgttaaatatgttaacgtataagttaaatacaagtatacatgtccaaacagttattttgctgtacaaaaagaataggactctcaaatattgtacaattagcctgtgaaggaaatccaaaatgcaggcagacaaaaatatagggattgggaattcaatgtaatggttcttggtcatctcccagagttctttcgctgggtgtagctggttcagttcattactgctctattggaactggttttattcatctcattgttgaagagggccacgtccatcagaactggtcatcatatagtattgttgttgaagtatataatgatctcttggtcctgctcgtttcactcagcatcagttcgtgtaagtctctccaggcctttctgaaatcctcctgctggtcatttcttacagaacaataatattccataatatttatataccacaatttattcagccattctccaattgatggacatccactcagtttccagtttctggccactacaatcTGCCTAGATTTTTATTGACCTTCTTGGATATCTGCTAGCGCTCCCTCTCAGTGACTTATTCCCCCCAAAAGCTATGTTTTCTCCCTCCAGGTCTGTCGATTGCAACTAGACTCAAGGAAAAGTGAAAGCTGTTCAAGCTCTTCCACTCAGTTGGGCTCCTGGACTCCTCCATTATCCTACTGCCCTCTGCTGGAGCTGTTTTCCATTGCTAGGGCATCTTCCTCAAAGCAAGGGGGCTTATCTTTAGTCATGTCCATAGCCTCGCCAACTAGAACAGAAAAGAACCTCCCTTTTGACTTCCTTATAGCATGTAAGAAAATTCTTCCCAACTCCCATTATGCCCTGGTAGAGAGTGACTAGAGTATGAGCATTATAAAGGCAAATAACAGAATtaggatgaatgttggaaactctttatgttttgcaaatttgaaattaaaaagtattatttaaaattttttaaaagtgatgcATTTACACATAAAAAAAGAGTGAAGATTAGCAGATTGGACAGCTTAGATATGGCACTAAAATCccttaagttttaaaaatgtaaaaaaaggtCTTCAGTATTGTCTTTTAAGAGTACAtggacaggggcagctagatggcacagtggatagagccccagccctgaagtcaggaggacctgagttcaaactgggccttacacttaatacttactgactgtatgatcctgggcaagtcacctaatcccaattgccttaggggaaaaAGAGTACATGGACAGAATTATACAGGATCAAACATATAGATAGATTGCTATCTGTACCTGTGAAGGAAGGGAATGCTCACACTGATGAGCTCATCGATTCATTTAAATGCTGGAGTATACTAAATGAATCTCTTGAGGAGTTTTTCCATTAATATAATCCTTATTATATTACttaacttttccctttttgaattatttttaattgaaaagacaaataattatCTCCTTTGAATTATCAATAATTAGATAAATAACTACCTTAATAAAACCATGGTCTCAGGAATATGGGTATTCCTTCCAATGATTCAGATTAAATCCTGTCTACTTTGTGCGACTTTCATCTATGTCTTCCCATAAATTTTTCCCAGGGATCTACACAAAGTATTAATAACTATACTTAAATTCTTTAGACGTTGTTGGAGAATACTAGAGCTGTTCATTGGTGTCTCACTCCAATTACAATTATGTAATGGATAATGTACtgagaattggaaatcaaaaacCCAAATTCTGTCTTAgatacttatttgtttgtttgggccaaggcaatcagggttaagtgagttccccagggtcacacagctagaaaacaTTAAATGTTTGAGGTTACATTTtatgagggatgtagaagacccttacccaaaatgactactcagagattactcagtagaaagcagaaaagttgtttattgaaaacctccagaggatgagccatcccatcacgagataagaaagagaaagctctcAGTAGGAGGgataaagaagtagtaaagatacatagcttttatacaagaaattacatcacaagtaagaggggattgagaaggggaggggaaggcatctaattggttgttgctatttggggagattggaatggaaggtttctgtttccccgaaatctcctgatttcaaagaaacagaaagtcaggccttcaggcttaatcaagcagatagtggtccagctaatagattaaatatcgataaatgtcaaataccaataaatggcatcagctcaggttaagtaaatatgctcaagtagatatgagcctgcacatattatacaagTCGTAggggaaacagaaataataaaatacagaaaaagaattcatacattcctaaGTTCTGCACCTTATCTATTCCCcacaatttgaactcaagttctcttgacaaacatatattagctgtgtgactaagAAAATCTTGCcacctctttgtctcagtttccttatccataaaaatgaaggaattccATGTCCTTAAAGGTCCATCCTgaccctaaatctatgattctaggatCCTTTTTATTGTTCCTGTATTTCCCTGAGGAGCTTCTTTAAACTCCTTTTCCTGTATAATACCTTATTTATATTTTGCCTTCTCTTGTATCCAATATATTGACTTTGGAGCTATATAATATCACTGAaagaacattgtgcatagtaTAATATTTACAAATGGGTCTTGTATGAGTCAAATGACCCATTACTACTCATTTTACCAATAGTTGCTATAGTacttaagagaaatatttttggCACACTTCTACCTAGCAAAGGGAAAGAACCACAATACAATATCTAATAATGTGCTTGAGTAACTAAtgttatcagtttttttttttatttcactatattttagacacaagattttatttatttgtgcaagatataaaatataaacatagcaaaataaatagtaaaacaaCTGATGCAGGATCCCATTTCATGCTCATGATcccattaaaaaattattattattattattgtttgctgaggcaactggggttaagtgacttgcccagggtcacacaactaggaagtgtcaagtatctgagatcacatttgaactcaggtcctcctgacttcagggctagtgttctatccactgcaccacctagctgcccctaaagaattattttctaaaatccaTTCAGTTGCAAATTCAAGTGCAAAAGCATGATGGTGAATATCTATTATTCAAGTAAcataaataatattgataatacaaataaactatttaaaaggtggtaatttttccaattttacaaaatgtacattatatttcaatttaatatgTGATATATTGATAGTTCTATAGGTTCATTTTAGTTCTCTGTAATGCAGAGCCTTGCATTTTCATTCAGTTGGAAAGGAAATGACTGCACACCATCAGCATAGGTCAGCACCATCAGTTGGAGGTTATGTCACTTCCAAAGCTACTTGTTTCtgcaattacatttttttattttttaatttattattatagctttttatttacaaaacatatgcatgggtaatttttcaacattgacctttgcaaaaacttctgttccaacttttcccctccttccccccaacccctcccctagatggcaggtagtcccatatatattaaatatgttaaagtatctgTCAAAtacaatagatgtatacatatttatatagttatcttgttgcacaagaaaaataggctttagaaagaaggtaaaaaataacctgggaagaaaaacaaaaattctgcaATTACATTTAAGCCCAATCCTTCTGACTGATGGTTCTTCTCTCTGGCTATGATGCTGATGGTACTGCTAGGAGCTACCTTTGTCACTCTGTCCATCCTGGCAGCAATTGGCAAGTTTTAAGGCTGTTGGCAATAGAGCGGAAATCCTTGTATTGATATGCACATCGACTGGAGAAACAACACTGACATTGTTGAGGTGTATTTCTCAGGCAGGAATTGTTCCTATGAATCAGTCTCTGAGGGCTGCTGGTGCACTACACTGGGACTGAATGGTTTCCTTACAAGTTGTCTGTTCACTTtcctattttatgcatttattcaGGTACCAAAAGAGAGTAGCACTTTATATGGCTGCATTTTATGGATATATTGAACTCACAGAGTGGACTCTACAACAAGGAGTAAGGCCCAACGAAGCAGTTGGGGTACATCCCTATCGAGAATGGTGTCAAGAAACGTATCATCCAGATATCATTAAATGTCCCATTCATGCAGCCTCCGAAACAGGACAATTATTGATCCTTAAGGCCTTCATCAATTACAATGTCTTATGTCTAGACTGTAAAAATGCAGTGGGACAAATACCACTGACAATCGCCCTTAAACACAGGCATAAAGACTGTGTATTATACTTGGTGGCTAAAATGTGGTCCATGGTTTCTTATTCTAAAATTTCAATCCCCATGAAGATCTATATTAAAATCAAACAATGGCTTCTCAGAGCTCAGCGTCACATCCGTCAGAGAAGACGCCACACAGGGACACGGAGGTTCAGAACGCGAGTTGGAGATTTTGTCATGGTGGATGGCTTCACCCAGCCAAAAATGACCTCCAGAGAATGGAGTAAAGCTGGGAACAAGAGTATAAAAAACAAACTTTCCAAACTGCCAAATTTCCACGAAAAAACCCAGAGCAGGAAAACTCTGGATCCTTTAACAGTTTCACAACAGCAGAAATGTCTAAGCAGCATAAAATTGCCtccaataaaagaaacaaatgggTTCTCAAGATTACAAGAGTATCATCcaaacaatcagaaaaaaaagacagcaacATCTAGGAAGAAGGAATTGATGACAACAAATCTGTACTCAGCCCAAGTTCCTCTTCCTTCACTTGCTGCTGGGGGCTATTCACATCCTCCTTTTTACTATGTGACCCCTAAGGCAGCCTGTTTCCTCACTTCATCCCTTCAGTCTTTTTTGGAATACAGTGGGAAGACTACAAGAGAGAATGCAATCTACTGCTTAGCTACCGcaaggtatttttttcttttatcattcatGTAAGCCAATATTAAATTGTACATCCTGAGTCAAAAATTTTCATCACTATCATTAGTAGTATATGCTCTGAGACATTtatgattaaattattaatttaatttttattttaataaattgatattaaatataataatatattatataataatataaaaataaattaatttaataattaatgattaaataaatgaaaaattaaatctgAGACATTATGATTAAAAGTGTTTCTGCAAATGAGAACAGAGCAAAGACTTTGAAAAATaaggggaagaaaatatatttaaaaagcacaGGTCTGGAGTAAACTATAACCCTGGGCCAAATAATCCAGAAACTGCCTACTTTTGTATAGCCGAAAACTAAGAtggttttttcattttaagatatatttttttttgtattttaaaatgtaaaaattattagCTTGAGGGGCATGTAAAACAGGATACAAAGGACTGTGTTTTGCCAACTCTTGGAATCATTAATTGGACAATGctgaaaatggaagtaaataggTAAGTAATTGAGTAATAAAGTAAGCCAAAATG
Encoded here:
- the ANKUB1 gene encoding protein ANKUB1; translated protein: MKIFISFEESFEPFDVSPGDTVGAIKLMIKDYFHIPLSEDKQGKMYLQLMYAGAVLDDNWSLADVGISLGSNLKCLVKKENKPTLYVYNAVTQETMPIKGSICLLGKKVSYLKTLISLRCGFPVSIFCLRTPQGKEMYDCNTLMDYQTDIGTELRLDVWDGWKEFLTGCLQGQMLKVQRYLSEEEPVLKYQKRVALYMAAFYGYIELTEWTLQQGVRPNEAVGVHPYREWCQETYHPDIIKCPIHAASETGQLLILKAFINYNVLCLDCKNAVGQIPLTIALKHRHKDCVLYLVAKMWSMVSYSKISIPMKIYIKIKQWLLRAQRHIRQRRRHTGTRRFRTRVGDFVMVDGFTQPKMTSREWSKAGNKSIKNKLSKLPNFHEKTQSRKTLDPLTVSQQQKCLSSIKLPPIKETNGFSRLQEYHPNNQKKKTATSRKKELMTTNLYSAQVPLPSLAAGGYSHPPFYYVTPKAACFLTSSLQSFLEYSGKTTRENAIYCLATASAFKEKRWLQQLEIAKAMAKKSIYNLTTEGPTSK